A region of Peromyscus eremicus chromosome 17, PerEre_H2_v1, whole genome shotgun sequence DNA encodes the following proteins:
- the Cln8 gene encoding protein CLN8, which yields MTPVSNHGMAESIFDLDYASWKIRSTLAVAGFVFYLGVFVVCHQLSSSLNATYRSLLAKEKVFWNLAATRAVFGVQSTAAGLWALLGDPVLHADKALGQQNWCWFHVTTATGFFLFENVAVHLSNLFFRTFDAFLAVHHLFAFLGFLGSAVNLRAGHYLAMTTLLLEMSTPFTCVSWMLLKAGWSDSLFWKVNQWLMIHMFHGRMILTYHMWWVCFQHWGALVGSLYLPHFALFLCGLALLTLILNPYWTHKKTQQLLNPVDWNFAQPETKGGRQERTNGQVPRKKRL from the exons ATGACTCCTGTGAGCAACCATGGCATGGCGGAGAGCATTTTTGACCTGGACTATGCTTCCTGGAAGATTCGCTCGACCCTAGCGGTGGCCGGCTTTGTCTTCTACCTGGGCGTCTTTGTGGTCTGCCACCAGCTGTCCTCTTCCCTGAACGCCACCTACCGCTCTCTGCTGGCCAAAGAGAAGGTCTTCTGGAACCTGGCGGCTACCCGCGCAGTCTTCGGTGTGCAGAGCACAGCTGCCGGCCTGTGGGCTCTGCTGGGGGACCCCGTGCTCCACGCTGACAAGGCTCTGGGGCAGCAGAACTGGTGCTGGTTTCACGTCACCACAGCCACTGGGTTCTTCCTCTTTGAGAACGTGGCCGTTCACCTGTCCAACCTGTTCTTCCGGACGTTCGACGCGTTTTTGGCTGTCCACCACCTCTTCGCCTTTCTTGGGTTTCTGGGTTCGGCGGTCAATCTCAGAGCCGGCCACTACCTGGCCATGACCACTTTGCTCTTGGAGATGAGCACACCTTTCACCTGCGTTTCCTGGATGCTCCTGAAG GCCGGCTGGTCAGACTCCCTGTTCTGGAAGGTCAACCAGTGGTTAATGATCCACATGTTTCACGGCCGCATGATCCTCACCTACCACATGTGGTGGGTGTGCTTCCAGCACTGGGGCGCCCTGGTCGGCAGCCTGTACCTGCCTCACTTTGCACTCTTCCTCTGTGGGCTGGCCCTGCTCACACTCATCCTCAACCCCTACTGGACGCACAAAAAGACCCAGCAGCTTCTTAACCCCGTGGACTGGAACTTCGCCCAGCCCGAAACCAAGGGCGGCCGGCAGGAAAGGACCAATGGCCAGGTGCCTCGGAAAAAGAGGCTCTAG